The following are from one region of the Hyla sarda isolate aHylSar1 chromosome 6, aHylSar1.hap1, whole genome shotgun sequence genome:
- the WBP11 gene encoding WW domain-binding protein 11 — MGRRSTSSTKSGKFMNPTDQARKEARKRELKKNKKQRMMVRAAVLKMKDPKQIIRDMEKLDEMEFNPVQQPQLNEKVLKDKRKKLRETFERILRLYEKENPETYKELRKIELDYEHKRAQLSQYFDAVKNAQHVEVESIPLPDLPHAPSNILIQDIPLPGAQPPSILKKTSAYGPPGRGVPMPYPPGHGVPRLPPGKKPPGPPPGPPPPQVLQMYGRKVGFALENIMKRREDERYSPEGGMKSHHDASSSSEDEDYPNEMEQDKEDEGSSDEDSDSDQSDGRESDGGEYAQRDDKSGDKKAAGHNVRFADASEKPHKKKKKNVKDLTPLQAMMLRMAGQEVTEEDEDHEAEEYSSSSSSEDDTDSEDEQKNEDSKTETAESNSSSAPINVPPPVTVPPPPLQMPPSIMTGPPPLGPPPVPPLRPPGPPTGMPPGPPPGAPPFLRPPGLRGPPPRLLPPGPPPGRPPGPPPGPPPGLPPGPPPRGPPPRLPPPAPPGMPPPPRPMMRPPLVPPPGTAPPGLYPPTPLANPGVLSAPPSLIQRPKSDDGGATIEKKATATISAKPQITNPKAEVTRFVPTALRVRRENKGVPATTPAKKHEEEVVRPVVKTGPKVGNPMPVQTKDDMYEAFMKEMEGLL; from the exons ATGGGGCGGAGATCAACATCTTCCACCAAGAGTGGGAAGTTCATGAACCCCACAGACCAAGCCC GAAAGGAGGCGAGGAAGCGGGAGCTGAAAAAG AACAAGAAGCAGAGGATGATGGTGAGAGCCGCTGTGCTGAAAATGAAAGATCCAAAGCAAATCATCAGAGACATGGAGAAGCTTGATGAGATGG AATTTAACCCTGTGCAGCAGCCACAGCTCAACGAAAAAGTTCTCAAAGACAAAAGGAAGAAGTTGCGGGAGACGTTTGAGAGAATTTTGCGTCTTTATGAGAAGGAAAACCCTGAAACTTACAAGGAATTACGCAAAATTGAACTAGATTACGAGCACAAGCGGGCACAGCTTAGCCAGTATTTTGATGCTGTTAAG AATGCTCAGCATGTGGAGGTGGAGAGTATTCCTCTGCCGGACCTACCCCACGCTCCATCTAATATTTTGATTCAAGACATCCCTCTCCCTGGAGCCCAGCCCCCTTCCATCCTGAAGAAGACATCTGCATATGG ACCTCCTGGGCGAGGTGTTCCTATGCCGTACCCTCCAGGACATGGAGTTCCTCGCCTACCCCCAGGCAAGAAGCCTCCTGGTCCACCACCGGGTCCTCCACCGCCACAAGTATTGCAGATGTATGGTCGTAAGGTGGGCTTTGCTTTGGAGAACATAATGAAAAGAAGGGAGGATGAGAGGTACAGCCCTGAAGGAG GGATGAAAAGTCACCATGACGCTTCAAGCTCAAGTGAAGATGAAGATTATCCCAATGAGATGGAGCAGGATAAGGAAGATGAAGGCAGCAGTGATGAGGACAGTGATAGCGATCAATCAGACGGCCGAGAAAGTGACGGTGGCGAGTATGCTCAGCGGGACGATAAAAGTGGGGACAAAAAGGCAGCAG GTCACAATGTTCGGTTTGCTGATGCCTCAGAAAAGCCTcacaagaaaaagaagaaaaatgtaaaGGATCTGACTCCCCTTCAGGCCATGATGTTACGTATGGCAG GTCAGGAGGTCACAGAAGAAGACGAGGATCATGAAGCCGAAGAATATTCCTCATCATCTTCATCTGAGGATGACACTGACTCTGAGGATGAGCAGAAGAATGAGGATTCTAAAACAGAAACTGCTGAGAGTAACTCCTCCTCGGCACCAATAAATGTACCGCCACCTGTAACGGTCCCGCCTCCGCCCCTGCAGATGCCGCCATCCATTATGACTGGGCCACCACCCCTTGGTCCTCCTCCAGTTCCACCTCTTCGACCACCAGGACCCCCAACAGGCATGCCTCCAGGTCCTCCTCCAG GTGCACCCCCATTCTTAAGACCCCCAGGCCTCCGTGGTCCTCCACCTCGCTTGTTGCCTCCAGGTCCTCCACCTGGCCGTCCTCCAGGCCCACCTCCTGGTCCTCCTCCAGGTCTGCCACCAGGTCCTCCACCTCGTGGACCCCCACCCCGTCTGCCCCCACCAGCACCCCCAG GCATGCCCCCTCCTCCTCGGCCCATGATGCGTCCACCCTTGGTACCACCACCAGGCACTGCCCCCCCTGGCCTTTACCCTCCAACACCATTGGCAAACCCAGGAGTTCTAAGTGCACCCCCCAGCTTGATACAAAGACCCAAATCAGACGATGGAGGTGCCACCATTGAAAAGAAGGCCACTGCCACTATTAGCGCCAAACCGCAAATCACAAATCCTAAGGCCGAGGTGACGCGGTTTGTGCCAACCGCCTTGCGAGTGCGCAGAGAAAATAAAGGTGTTCCAGCTACTACTCCTgcaaagaagcatgaagaagaaGTGGTCAGGCCAGTTGTTAAAACAGGTCCCAAGGTTGGAAACCCAATGCCTGTGCAGACCAAGGACGATATGTATGAGGCGTTTATGAAAGAGATGGAAGGGCTGCTATAG